In one Apostichopus japonicus isolate 1M-3 chromosome 18, ASM3797524v1, whole genome shotgun sequence genomic region, the following are encoded:
- the LOC139958399 gene encoding cytoplasmic 60S subunit biogenesis factor ZNF622-like, whose protein sequence is MSNPGFTCITCRVAFNNADLQRFHYKSDWHRYNLKRKVVEMPAVTAEDFKQRVLAQQAQNAEAEKDTATFCKLCSKHFSTWNSYSNHLQSKKHKEAEMKSKKKLETDVARENAKNREKGLLEDETEEDENKAKEAGATAQSPSAGRRSKPQEAEEDEDEWEDVEEEALPVTSCLFCPQTSETLPDNVDHMTKEHSFFIPNIEFLIDPQSMFEYLGEKVGSGLMCLWCNEKGRTFFTVDAVQRHMRDKGHCKLQCEGDATYEYSDFYDFRSSYPDREDAEEDKDGDVDDGEESEDEIEIVSLNQDGYELVLPSGARIGHRELMRYYNQNLPPKREVALRNSPLTKKLRHYYRAIGWTGPSGGVYARQAKDMKVIQRFKDKHKLKVQTKANGMQKHFRPQVIF, encoded by the exons aTGTCAAATCCAGGGTTTACCTGCATCACCTGTCGTGTGGCCTTCAACAATGCAGATCTTCAGAGGTTCCACTATAAGTCGGACTGGCACCGATACAACTTAAAGAGGAAAGTTGTTGAAATGCCAGCTGTGACTGCAGAAGATTTTAAGCAGAGAGTTCTTGCCCAACAAGCCCAGAATGCTGAAGCAGAAAAGGACACTGCAACATTTTGCAAACTATGCAGCAAACACTTCAGCACATGGAATTCATACAGTAATCATCTACAGTCTAAGAAACACAAAGAGGCAGAG ATGAAGTCAAAGAAAAAACTGGAGACAGATGTTGCCAGAGAGAATGCAAAGAACAGGGAGAAGGGCCTCCTTGAGGATGAAACAGAAGAAGATGAAAATAAGGCAAAAGAGGCAGGAGCCACAGCTCAGAGTCCCAGTGCCGGAAGGAGAAGCAAACCACAAGAGGCAGAGGAAG ATGAAGATGAGTGGGAAGACGTTGAAGAAGAAGCTCTACCTGTCACCAGCTGTCTCTTCTGCCCTCAGACTTCGGAAACTCTCCCTGATAATGTAGATCACATGACCAAGGAACATAGCTTCTTCATTCCAAATATCGAGTTCCTCATAGACCCACAGTCCATGTTTGAATATCTAG GGGAAAAAGTGGGCAGTGGCTTGATGTGCCTTTGGTGTAATGAGAAAGGTCGCACCTTCTTCACAGTGGACGCTGTGCAGAGACACATGAGAGACAAAGGTCATTGTAAGCTTCAGTGTGAAGGTGACGCCACCTACGAATATTCAGATTTCTACGACTTCAG GAGTAGTTATCCCGACCGTgaagatgcagaagaagacaaAGATGGTGACGTCGATGACGGTGAAGAAAGTGAGGACGAAATTGAGATCGTCTCTCTGAATCAAGATGGATATGAGCTCGTCCTTCCATCTG GTGCCAGGATTGGTCACCGTGAACTGATGAGGTACTATAACCAGAATTTACCCCCAAAGAGAGAGGTCGCTCTGAGAAACTCACCGTTGACCAAGAAATTGAGGCATTACTACAGAGCCATCGGATGGACAGGACCCTCAG GTGGCGTGTATGCCAGACAAGCCAAGGATATGAAGGTCATCCAGAGGTTCAAAGACAAGCACAAGCTCAAGGTACAAACCAAGGCCAATGGAATGCAGAAGCATTTCAGACCTCAAGTGATATTTTAG